The sequence AGCGTCCTCGTCGGGATGGGCCTGTCGCTCGTGGCGATGATCGCCGCGGCGGCGGGGCTGCTCCCGCCGCTCGCGGGTGCGGTGCTTCAGGAGGCCATCGACGTGGCCGTGATCCTCAACGCCTTGCGCGCACTTCGTGGTTGAGGCGGCGCGGGCGCTCCTCGTGCACGCGGTGGTAGCGGTCGTGCACGAGGACGGACGCGTCGGCCGCCATCGTGAAGGCGCAGGCGCAGGCGGCGCGGGTCGCGGCACTCGCGTCGGGATGCTCCGACAGCGGCGCGTCCGCGCCGTCGCGCCGCACGATCCACTCGTGCGCTCGGGGTTCGACGTGCAACAGCAGCATGGGTCTCACGCTACGCCCGCGAACGCCGGCGTCCATCGGGGACACGCCGCAGCCGCGTCCGCAGAAGTCCGCAACCGGCCGGTCATCGGTGCTCGGCGGCGACGCCGATCGCGACCAGGGGGTGGTCCGCCGGTCGCGGACATGTCACGCGGCCGTCGTCGTCGTGGCGTCGCCGACGAGGGTGCCGAGCGGCGTCTCGACGCCACGCGGCACGATGATCACCGGGCAGTGGGCGGCGCGCAGCACGCGGCCGCTGACGCCGCCGGCGAGCACGGACTGCAGCGGCCCGTAGCCGCGGGAGCCCATGACGAGCAGGTCGAGGTGCTCGCTGTAGGCCGTCAGCAACTCGGCCGGGTCGCCTGTGAGGCGCTTGCTGGTCGTCCTGATGTCGTTCGGCAGCTCGGCGACGAGCGTGTCGAGGCGCTCCTGCACGTGCCGGTCGACGTCGACCCGCAGCGAGGCGACGCTCGGGCCGCCCATGAGCGCCGGCGTGCCGTACGCGTCGGCGTCGGCGACGCCGATCACGACGAGCTCGGCGTCCAGGACGCGCGCCAGCTCGGCCGCCGAGGCGACCGCCGTGCGCGCTTCGGGTGTGCCGTTGTAGGCCGCGCCGACGCGGCGGATCGGCTCGGCGTGGGTGCGGTGGTCCTTGGGGACGACGGCCACCGCGCACGGCGAGCCGTGGATCAGGCGCTCGCCGGTGCTCCCGGGGAGCACGCGCCGGGCGCGGCCGGTGTGGGAGGAGCCGACGACGAGCAGGGCCGCGTCCTCGGCCTCCGCCATCGCGTGCAGCGCGTGGGCCGGCGAGGTGTTCGCCGCGATCTTGACGGTCGAACGCTGCTCGGGCAGCCCGTCGAGGCGCGTGCGCATCTCCCGCACGAGCGTCAGCGACTCGTCGCGGAGCGCCTCGCGGAACGCGGTGCTCGCCGCGCGGCTGGGCAGGTCGGAGTAGGGGTACGCGTTCGCGATCACGAGCTGCGCGCCCGTGGCGTCCGCGAGCTGGCGTGCGAAGGCGATGGCGTCCTCGGACCGCTCGCTGGCGTCGACGCCGATGAGGATGGTGCTCACGGTGCCTCCTTGGCTGGATCGGGTGGTACGGCGAAGCTATGGCTTCGCGCCGCCCGCGCCATCCGCCGTCGTCCGCTGAGCGGGTCCGTACCTTCCCGCGTCTGCTCAGACCTCCTTGACGACGGACGTGCGCATCGCCGACGACGGCGGCGGCTTCGGCCCGCAAGGGTGATCCCGCCTACGATCTGGCGATGAACTGGCAGGTCTACCTCTCGGGCGAGATCCACACGGACTGGCGCGACCGCATCGCGCAGGGCACGGCGGCCGCCGGCCTCGACCTTCGGCTCACCGCGCCGGTGACCGACCACGCCGCCTCCGACGCGGCGGGCACGGCGGTCCTGGGGGAGCAGGAGCGTCCGTTCTGGAACGACCACCTCGGCGCCGGCGTCAACGCGATCCGCACGCGGACCCTGATCGAGCGCGCCGACGTCGTGGTCGTCCGGTTCGGGGAGCAGTACCGCCAGTGGAACGCCGCGTTCGACGCCGGGTACGCCGCTGCGCTGGGCAAGCCGCTGATCACGCTGCACCCACCGGAGCACGACCACGCGCTCAAGGAGGTCGACCGCGCCGCGCTGGCGGTGGCCCGCGAGCCCGAGCAGGTGGTCGAGATCCTGCGCTACGTCCTCGCTGCGTGAGGCTCAGCCGGCGGCCGTCGCGGCCGCCGTGCCCAGCGCGGTGAGCAGCGCGGCGACCGCGGGCGGGTCGGGCGGCTCGCCGTAGGTCGCCGCGTACACGCGGCGCGGCAGGCCGGGCAGCCGGGTGGCGACGACGCCGTCGGCGTGATGGGCGCGCAGGGCGAGGCCGGGCAGCGTCGCCACGCACAGGCCCGCGGCGACGAGCGACTGGATCAGCGCGATGTCGTCGGACTCGAAGCCGATGCGCGGCTCGAAGCCCGCGTGCTCGCAGAGCGCGAGCAGGTGGCCGCGACAGCGCGGGCAGCCCGCGACCCAGGTCGCGCCGCGGAGATCGGCGAGGCCTTCGACGGCGCGGTCGGCGATGACGTGCATCGGGTCGTCGAGCAGGTGGCGCAGGCGGATCCCGGGCAGCTCGTCCTCGGCGTCGTCGTAGCGGAACACGAGCGCCACCTCGACACGGCCGGTCCGCAGCAGCGTCAGCGCCTCGGGCGGGTGGGTGTCGATCGAGCTGACCTCCAGCCCAGGGTGCTCCCGTGCGAGCTCCGCCGCGGCGGGCAGCACCAGCGCCCCGATCGCGGAGGCGAAGCCGGCCAGGCGGACCCGTCCGGCGGTCAGGCCGACGTGCGCGGCGAGCTCCGCGTCGGCCGCGTCGAGGCGGCCGATGATCTCCGCCGCCCGGCCGGCCAGCAGCTGCCCGGCCTGGGTCAGCCGGACTCCGCGTCCGGCCCGCTGCAGTAGCTTCGCGCCGGTCTCGGCCTCGAGCCGTGCCAGGTGGTGGCTGACCGACGACTGCGAGTAGTCCAGCGCGCGCGCCGCGGCGGTGACGGTCCCATGGCGGGCGACCGCGTCGAGCACGCGCAGCCGCGTGACGTCCAGCATCGATCGATCGTATCGATGGGTGAGGTCGACAACTGGCATTGGACAGATGCGCCGCGGACGGAAAGGCTACGGGCATGACGCTGCTGCGGATGGACAACGTGCTGGTCGTCGTCGAGGACCTCGAAGGGGCGATGGCGTTCTTCGAGGAGCTCGGGATGGAGGTCGAGGGCCAGACGCAGGTGGAAGGGCCCTGGGCGGACAAGGTCGTCGGCCTCGAGGGCGTCCGCGCCGACATCGTCATGCTGCGCACGCCGGACGGCCACGGACGGGTGGAGCTGTCGCGGTTCCACCACCCGCCGGCGGTCCGGGTCGGGCAGGAGGACGCGCCGTCGAACGCGCTCGGGCTCCGCCGCATCATGTTCCTCGTCGAAGGCCTGGACGACGTGGTCGCGCGCCTGCGCGCGCACGGGGCCGAGCTCGTGGACGAGATCGCGCAGTACGAGGACCGGTACCGGCTGTGCTTCGTGCGTGGGCCCGAGGGGATCGTCGTCGGACTGTCCGAGCGGCTCTCCTGAAGCGCCCGTCGGGAATGCGGTGACGCGCGCCGGCGTCTGCCGGATGTGCGCATCCTCGTCACCACCACCGGGTCGCCCGGTCACGTCGGCCCGCTGCTCCCGTTCCTCGACGCGATCCGTGCCGCCGGCGGCGAGACGCTCGTGGCCACCCGGTCCTCGCTGGCCCACACGGTCGCCGCGCACGGGTACGCGGCATGGCCGGTGGGGGAGGCCCGGGCCGCGGAGCGCGCCGCGGCGTTCGCGGCCGCGCGCGGGCTGTCGAGCGCGGCGGCGAACGAGCATGCGCTGACGGAGGTGTTCGCCGGGCTCGACGCACGGGCCGCGCTCGCGGGCACGTTCGACGCGATCGCCGGTTGGCGGCCCGACGTGGTCCTGTCGGAGGCGAGCGAGTTCGCCGGCCGCGTGGCGGCCGCCCACGTCGGGCTGCCGTTCGTGAAGCTCTCGATCACGCAGTACGCGGTCGAGCACGACGTCCTTCCGGCGACCGACGCCGCGCTCGCCCGGTTGCGTGCCACCCACGGGCTGCGGGCAGCCGGCGGTGCTCGCTCCGCGCAGTTCACGCTGCTGCCGCCGCTGCTCGAGCGACCGGGCCAGCCCGGTCCGCCCGGCCTCCAGCGCTTCCGGGAGCGTGAAGCCCCGTCGGCCGGGAGGAGCCGCCGGTCGGGCACCGATCCGCTCGTGTACCTCACGTTCGGCACGGCGGCGCCGCAGATGGGCTGCTTCCCGGAGCGCTACCGGTCGGCGATCGACGCGCTCGCGCTGTTGCCGATCCAGCTGCTCGTGACCACCGGCCGCGACCGCGATCCCGGGGAGCTCGGAGCCACGCCCGCGAACGTGCAGGTACGGCGCTGGGCCGATCACGCGGAGGTGCTGGGCCGGGCGTCGGCGGTCGTCTGCCACGGCGGGACCGGGACGGTGCGTGGCGCGCTCGCCGCGGGCGTGCCGCTCGTGATCACGCCGATGTTCGCCGACCAGCTCGACAACGCCGTGCGCGTCCACGCGCTCGGGGCCGGCGTGCACGTCCAGCACGGGCAGACCGGACTGGCGGACGCCGTGCGGGCGGTGCTCGGCGACCGGCGGTACGCGGACCGCGCCGCGACCGTGGCGGCCGACATCCGGGCGCTGCCGACGGTCGACCGGGCCGCGTCGGTCCTGCGCGGCTGGGCCGCACGCGCCGCCGCGTGACAAGACGCCGCTCGGGGGACACCGGCTCGTGCACGCCGGCGCCCCCCGTCGCGGAGCGCGCTCCGGGGTCACCCCCGGAGCGCGGGTCCCCCCTTAGGGAGTCGTGGACGACAGCGTGAAGACCACGGTCTTCCCGTAGCTGCCGCGCAGCAGCGGCTCATCCGCCGCGATGGACTGCTTGATGTCGATCGGCACGACCTTCGTGGCGACCGGCGTCGGGAACGTCGCCAGCGTCAGCGGCGTGCCGCTCAGCGCCGCGAAGGCGGCGCTGCCCGAACGCAGCTGCACCGGCTGGGCCAGCGCCGAGGAGCCGTTGACCAGGCGGCCCGGAGCGGTGGTGCTCGGGTCGCGGACGGTCAGGGCCGCGGCGTTCGCGCTCGACGTCACGGTGGCGCTGAGCGTGCCCGTGTAGTCCTTCGCCTGGCCCGGGATGAACGGGCCGAGGTCGCGGGACGTGGCGTTGAGCGTCAGGCCGAGCACCGTGGGCACGGAGCCCACGATGTCCACCGGGACGCTCGTGCTGTCGGTCGGCGCGGCCGCGACGGTGATCGCCGCCAGCGTCTTGGTCGACGAGCCGCCGTTGGCGTCCGTGACCTTGACCACCGGCGTGTAGCTGCCGGCCGTGGTGTAGGTGAACGTCGGGTTCTGGCCGTTCGTCTCGAACGTGCCGTCGCCGTTCAGGTC comes from Solirubrobacter pauli and encodes:
- a CDS encoding DUF2188 domain-containing protein, whose amino-acid sequence is MLLLHVEPRAHEWIVRRDGADAPLSEHPDASAATRAACACAFTMAADASVLVHDRYHRVHEERPRRLNHEVRARR
- a CDS encoding universal stress protein, whose translation is MSTILIGVDASERSEDAIAFARQLADATGAQLVIANAYPYSDLPSRAASTAFREALRDESLTLVREMRTRLDGLPEQRSTVKIAANTSPAHALHAMAEAEDAALLVVGSSHTGRARRVLPGSTGERLIHGSPCAVAVVPKDHRTHAEPIRRVGAAYNGTPEARTAVASAAELARVLDAELVVIGVADADAYGTPALMGGPSVASLRVDVDRHVQERLDTLVAELPNDIRTTSKRLTGDPAELLTAYSEHLDLLVMGSRGYGPLQSVLAGGVSGRVLRAAHCPVIIVPRGVETPLGTLVGDATTTTAA
- a CDS encoding glycosyltransferase; this translates as MRILVTTTGSPGHVGPLLPFLDAIRAAGGETLVATRSSLAHTVAAHGYAAWPVGEARAAERAAAFAAARGLSSAAANEHALTEVFAGLDARAALAGTFDAIAGWRPDVVLSEASEFAGRVAAAHVGLPFVKLSITQYAVEHDVLPATDAALARLRATHGLRAAGGARSAQFTLLPPLLERPGQPGPPGLQRFREREAPSAGRSRRSGTDPLVYLTFGTAAPQMGCFPERYRSAIDALALLPIQLLVTTGRDRDPGELGATPANVQVRRWADHAEVLGRASAVVCHGGTGTVRGALAAGVPLVITPMFADQLDNAVRVHALGAGVHVQHGQTGLADAVRAVLGDRRYADRAATVAADIRALPTVDRAASVLRGWAARAAA
- a CDS encoding LysR family transcriptional regulator, with amino-acid sequence MLDVTRLRVLDAVARHGTVTAAARALDYSQSSVSHHLARLEAETGAKLLQRAGRGVRLTQAGQLLAGRAAEIIGRLDAADAELAAHVGLTAGRVRLAGFASAIGALVLPAAAELAREHPGLEVSSIDTHPPEALTLLRTGRVEVALVFRYDDAEDELPGIRLRHLLDDPMHVIADRAVEGLADLRGATWVAGCPRCRGHLLALCEHAGFEPRIGFESDDIALIQSLVAAGLCVATLPGLALRAHHADGVVATRLPGLPRRVYAATYGEPPDPPAVAALLTALGTAAATAAG
- a CDS encoding VOC family protein, whose amino-acid sequence is MTLLRMDNVLVVVEDLEGAMAFFEELGMEVEGQTQVEGPWADKVVGLEGVRADIVMLRTPDGHGRVELSRFHHPPAVRVGQEDAPSNALGLRRIMFLVEGLDDVVARLRAHGAELVDEIAQYEDRYRLCFVRGPEGIVVGLSERLS
- a CDS encoding YtoQ family protein, producing MNWQVYLSGEIHTDWRDRIAQGTAAAGLDLRLTAPVTDHAASDAAGTAVLGEQERPFWNDHLGAGVNAIRTRTLIERADVVVVRFGEQYRQWNAAFDAGYAAALGKPLITLHPPEHDHALKEVDRAALAVAREPEQVVEILRYVLAA